In Corynebacterium nuruki S6-4, the following proteins share a genomic window:
- the lipA gene encoding lipoyl synthase: MATVTVTADGRRLLRIEAKNAQTPIEQKPRWIRTQAKMGPEYRDMKNRVSGAGLHTVCQEAGCPNIHECWEDREASFLIGGDTCSRRCDFCQIKSGRPSPLDRDEPRRVAENIREMNLRYATITGVTRDDLDDEGAWLYAEIVRKVHELNPNTGVENLTPDFSGKPDLLAEVFEARPEVFAHNLETVPRIFKRIRPAFKYDRSLEVIRAARDFGLVTKSNLILGMGETAEEVQSSLTDLKDAGCDIITITQYLRPTSMHHPIERWVKPEEFMEHSEFAKELGFGAVMSGPLVRSSYRSGRLYAEAKAARGEALPDNLRHLGDSLGSTTSQEASTLLAKYGPSKETPVSAAR, translated from the coding sequence CTGGCGACCGTGACTGTTACAGCAGACGGACGACGACTTCTGCGCATCGAGGCCAAGAACGCGCAGACCCCCATCGAACAGAAGCCGCGGTGGATCCGCACGCAGGCGAAGATGGGCCCGGAATACCGTGACATGAAGAACCGTGTCTCGGGCGCCGGCCTGCACACCGTGTGCCAGGAGGCGGGCTGCCCGAACATCCACGAGTGCTGGGAGGACCGTGAAGCGTCCTTCCTCATCGGCGGGGACACGTGTTCCCGGCGCTGCGACTTCTGCCAGATCAAGTCGGGGCGCCCGTCCCCGCTCGACCGGGACGAGCCGCGGCGGGTCGCGGAGAACATCCGCGAGATGAACCTGCGCTACGCCACCATCACCGGCGTCACCCGCGACGACCTCGACGACGAGGGCGCCTGGCTCTACGCCGAGATCGTGCGCAAGGTCCACGAGCTCAACCCCAACACCGGTGTGGAGAACCTCACCCCGGACTTCTCCGGCAAGCCGGACCTGCTGGCCGAGGTCTTCGAGGCCCGCCCCGAGGTCTTCGCCCACAACCTGGAGACGGTCCCCCGCATCTTCAAGCGGATCCGCCCGGCGTTCAAGTACGACCGTTCCCTCGAGGTCATCCGGGCCGCCCGGGACTTCGGCCTGGTGACGAAGTCGAACCTCATCCTCGGTATGGGGGAGACCGCCGAGGAGGTGCAGTCGTCGCTGACCGATCTGAAGGACGCGGGCTGCGACATCATCACCATCACCCAGTACCTGCGTCCGACCTCGATGCACCACCCGATCGAGCGGTGGGTGAAGCCGGAGGAGTTCATGGAGCACTCCGAGTTCGCCAAGGAGCTCGGCTTCGGTGCGGTCATGTCGGGTCCGCTGGTGCGCTCCTCGTACCGTTCCGGACGGCTCTACGCCGAGGCCAAGGCCGCCCGGGGTGAGGCACTGCCCGACAATCTCCGCCACCTGGGGGACTCGCTGGGATCCACCACCAGCCAGGAGGCCAGCACCCTGCTGGCGAAGTACGGCCCGTCGAAGGAGACCCCGGTCTCCGCCGCCCGGTAG
- a CDS encoding DUF3043 domain-containing protein produces the protein MPWKKDDETGGDPADRTGTAGTATDDAATDTDGAAAEGPKGYTPKKGRPTPKRNEVERAAGTRRAHYEAPLTPKEARQRRKDVKNSMTKEEFKEAKRKQREEATAARRKANDRMMAGDPDYLLARDQGKEKLLIRNWVDAHRYAMNFFLPLALVVIVIMIVGTRLPEVASLTSIIMMVIILALIVEGFFLGRKVNKVVRARYPGTSLGRWTIGFYAFTRATMIRRMRSPAPQVAIGDEV, from the coding sequence ATGCCGTGGAAGAAAGACGACGAGACCGGCGGGGACCCCGCCGACCGGACCGGGACCGCCGGTACCGCGACCGACGACGCCGCAACCGACACCGACGGTGCCGCCGCCGAGGGTCCGAAGGGTTACACGCCGAAGAAGGGCCGCCCCACCCCGAAGCGCAACGAGGTCGAACGCGCCGCCGGCACCCGCCGCGCCCACTACGAGGCGCCGCTGACCCCGAAGGAGGCACGTCAGCGCCGCAAGGACGTGAAGAACTCCATGACGAAGGAGGAGTTCAAGGAGGCCAAGCGGAAGCAGCGCGAGGAGGCCACGGCCGCCCGCCGCAAGGCCAACGACCGGATGATGGCGGGCGACCCCGACTATCTCCTCGCCCGTGACCAGGGCAAGGAGAAGCTGCTCATCCGTAACTGGGTGGACGCCCACCGGTACGCGATGAACTTCTTCCTGCCGCTGGCGCTGGTGGTCATCGTCATCATGATCGTCGGCACCCGGCTCCCCGAGGTCGCCAGCCTCACCTCGATCATCATGATGGTCATCATCCTCGCCCTGATCGTGGAGGGCTTCTTCCTCGGCAGGAAGGTCAACAAGGTCGTCCGCGCCCGGTACCCCGGCACCAGCCTCGGCCGGTGGACGATCGGGTTCTACGCCTTCACCCGCGCCACGATGATCCGCCGCATGCGTTCGCCTGCCCCGCAGGTCGCCATCGGCGACGAGGTCTAG
- a CDS encoding branched-chain amino acid aminotransferase has translation MSDTSFADGAAASFSRTLTTTPTSAEKIGEVLANPGFGNYFTEHMVIIDWTEDEGWHDARVVPYGPISMDPASSVLHYGQAIFEGLKAYRHEDGSIVTFRPEKNAARFRNSAERLAMPELPEELFLESLRQIVDVDRAWVPAAGGEEALYLRPFMISREVGLGVHPANSYSYYVIASPAGAYFAGGVKPVSVWLSTEYVRAAPGGTGAAKFAGNYAGSLVAQAHAEEQGCDQVVWLDAIERKYIEEMGGMNLAFIFGTGEDAELITPALSGSLLAGVTRDSLLAVAADEGLKVSEKRFSVQDWKDAAASGAMSEAFACGTAAVITPVGTVKDKSGEFQVNGGKAGEITMKLREHLTGIQRGTVEDTHHWNYTLIDQAD, from the coding sequence ATGTCTGATACGTCCTTCGCCGACGGCGCCGCCGCGTCGTTCTCCCGCACACTCACCACCACACCGACCAGTGCAGAGAAGATCGGGGAGGTGCTCGCCAACCCCGGTTTCGGCAACTACTTCACCGAACACATGGTCATCATCGACTGGACCGAGGACGAGGGCTGGCACGATGCCCGTGTCGTCCCCTACGGTCCGATCAGCATGGACCCCGCGAGCTCGGTGCTGCACTACGGTCAGGCGATCTTCGAGGGACTCAAGGCGTACCGCCACGAGGACGGGTCCATCGTCACCTTCCGTCCGGAGAAGAACGCCGCACGCTTCCGGAACTCCGCCGAGCGTCTCGCGATGCCGGAACTGCCTGAGGAGCTCTTCCTCGAGTCGCTGCGCCAGATCGTCGACGTCGACCGGGCATGGGTTCCGGCCGCCGGTGGCGAGGAGGCGCTGTACCTGCGCCCCTTCATGATCTCGCGGGAGGTCGGCCTGGGCGTCCACCCGGCGAACAGCTACTCCTACTACGTCATCGCCTCCCCGGCCGGCGCCTACTTCGCCGGCGGTGTGAAGCCCGTCAGCGTCTGGCTGTCCACCGAGTACGTCCGCGCCGCCCCGGGCGGGACCGGCGCCGCGAAGTTCGCCGGCAACTACGCCGGTTCGCTCGTCGCCCAGGCGCACGCTGAGGAGCAGGGCTGCGACCAGGTCGTCTGGCTCGACGCGATCGAGCGGAAGTACATCGAGGAGATGGGCGGCATGAACCTCGCCTTCATCTTCGGCACCGGTGAGGACGCCGAGCTCATCACCCCGGCACTGTCCGGTTCACTGCTCGCCGGCGTGACCCGGGACTCGCTGCTGGCTGTCGCCGCCGACGAGGGCCTCAAGGTCTCGGAGAAGCGGTTCAGCGTGCAGGACTGGAAGGACGCCGCCGCGTCGGGTGCCATGAGCGAGGCCTTCGCCTGCGGAACCGCCGCCGTCATCACGCCGGTCGGGACCGTCAAGGACAAGAGCGGGGAGTTCCAGGTCAACGGCGGGAAGGCCGGCGAGATCACCATGAAGCTGCGTGAGCACCTCACCGGGATCCAGCGTGGCACGGTCGAGGACACGCACCACTGGAACTACACCCTGATCGACCAGGCGGACTAG
- the sucB gene encoding 2-oxoglutarate dehydrogenase, E2 component, dihydrolipoamide succinyltransferase, whose product MAHSVEMPELGESVTEGTVTQWLKKVGDTVAVDEPLLEVSTDKVDTEIPSPAAGVLLKILADEDDTVDVGTVIAEIGDEGETPAEPAAEEKAEPAAEKAAEPAEKPAEKPAEQPAAAPAAAPAASGDTTDVTMPELGESVTEGTVTQWLKKVGDTVEVDEPLLEVSTDKVDTEVPSPVAGTLVEILADEDDTVDVGETIARIGDPDAAAAAPAPEPAPEPEPAPEPAPAAAEKPAEKAAPAEEPEKPATRPAEGNLPYVTPLVRKLADKHGVDLSTVTGSGVGGRIRKQDVLAAAGQTSGAEKATAATAAPAQRVLKGVDPAKASLRGTTQKVNRIRAITAKTTLESLHGAAQLTQVHEVDMTRIAELRTASKEAFEDKHGVHLTYLPFFAKAIVEALVAHPNVNASYNAETQEMTYHEQVNLSIAVDTKEGLISPVIHNAQDLSLPELAAAIVDIADRARNKKLKPNDISGGTFTITNIGSEGALTDTPILVPPQAAMIGTGAIVKRPVVISEDGQDAISIRRMVYLPMTYDHQVVDGADAGRFLTTVKDRLENTDFTADLGL is encoded by the coding sequence ATGGCGCACTCCGTCGAAATGCCCGAGCTGGGCGAATCCGTCACCGAAGGCACTGTCACCCAGTGGCTGAAGAAGGTCGGCGACACGGTCGCGGTCGACGAGCCGCTGCTGGAGGTCTCCACCGACAAGGTGGACACCGAGATCCCCTCCCCCGCGGCCGGCGTCCTGCTGAAGATCCTCGCCGACGAGGATGACACGGTCGACGTGGGTACCGTCATCGCCGAGATCGGCGACGAGGGCGAGACCCCCGCGGAGCCCGCCGCCGAGGAGAAGGCCGAGCCGGCCGCCGAGAAGGCTGCGGAGCCCGCCGAGAAGCCGGCTGAAAAGCCCGCGGAGCAGCCCGCCGCTGCACCGGCTGCCGCACCGGCGGCGTCGGGAGACACCACCGACGTCACCATGCCGGAGCTCGGCGAGTCCGTCACCGAGGGCACCGTCACCCAGTGGCTGAAGAAGGTCGGCGACACCGTCGAGGTCGACGAACCGCTGCTCGAGGTCTCCACCGACAAGGTCGACACCGAGGTCCCCTCCCCGGTCGCCGGCACCCTGGTCGAGATCCTCGCTGACGAGGACGACACCGTCGACGTGGGCGAGACCATCGCCCGCATCGGCGATCCGGACGCCGCGGCAGCCGCCCCGGCCCCGGAGCCCGCCCCAGAGCCCGAGCCCGCCCCGGAGCCGGCCCCGGCCGCCGCCGAGAAGCCGGCCGAGAAGGCTGCACCGGCTGAGGAGCCGGAGAAGCCGGCCACCCGACCCGCCGAGGGCAACCTCCCCTACGTCACCCCGCTGGTGCGCAAGCTCGCCGACAAGCACGGCGTGGACCTGTCCACCGTCACCGGTTCCGGTGTCGGCGGCCGCATCCGCAAGCAGGACGTCCTCGCCGCCGCCGGCCAGACCTCCGGGGCAGAGAAGGCCACCGCCGCAACCGCGGCCCCGGCGCAGCGCGTGCTCAAGGGTGTGGACCCGGCGAAGGCGTCCCTGCGCGGCACCACGCAGAAGGTCAACCGCATCCGCGCCATCACGGCGAAGACCACCCTCGAGTCCCTCCACGGTGCCGCCCAGCTCACCCAGGTCCACGAGGTCGACATGACCCGTATCGCCGAGCTGCGCACCGCCTCCAAGGAGGCCTTCGAGGACAAGCACGGTGTGCACCTCACCTACCTGCCGTTCTTCGCCAAGGCCATCGTCGAGGCCCTCGTGGCCCACCCGAACGTCAACGCGTCCTACAACGCGGAGACCCAGGAGATGACCTACCACGAGCAGGTCAACCTGAGCATCGCGGTGGACACGAAGGAGGGCCTGATCTCCCCGGTGATCCACAACGCCCAGGACCTGAGCCTGCCGGAGCTCGCCGCCGCGATCGTCGACATCGCCGACCGCGCCCGGAACAAGAAGCTCAAGCCGAACGACATCAGCGGCGGCACGTTCACCATCACCAACATCGGCTCCGAGGGCGCCCTGACCGACACCCCGATCCTCGTGCCGCCGCAGGCCGCGATGATCGGCACCGGCGCCATCGTCAAGCGCCCGGTGGTCATCTCCGAGGACGGGCAGGACGCCATCAGCATCCGCCGCATGGTCTACCTCCCGATGACCTACGACCACCAGGTCGTCGACGGTGCCGACGCCGGCCGTTTCCTCACCACCGTCAAGGACCGTCTCGAGAACACGGACTTCACCGCCGACCTCGGACTCTGA
- a CDS encoding RDD family protein: MSQRQRKGSGAKKRQGAANGQRTRKSGDAGGDGKDGKKQARSEFRQARAQQPSWLEGPRVPGRYEDPHDLSPWPGKLLGLPESGAGSVASMGQRVLALLIDWLICWGIGFLVTTMTDALGDVSMTTLVVWVIWRIITVWLFGQSPGHALVGIGVARVDDTDKRVGLWRAVVRTVLTVFLFPPLIQDTDRRGMHDRATGTAVIRSR; this comes from the coding sequence ATGTCACAACGCCAGAGAAAAGGGTCGGGTGCGAAGAAGCGTCAGGGGGCGGCGAACGGTCAGCGGACCCGGAAGAGCGGGGATGCCGGCGGAGACGGGAAGGACGGGAAGAAGCAGGCGCGGTCCGAATTCCGTCAGGCGCGCGCGCAGCAGCCGAGCTGGCTCGAAGGCCCCCGGGTCCCCGGACGCTACGAGGACCCGCACGACCTCAGCCCGTGGCCGGGCAAGCTCCTCGGACTGCCGGAGAGCGGCGCCGGGTCCGTGGCCTCCATGGGGCAGCGGGTTCTCGCGCTGCTCATCGACTGGTTGATCTGCTGGGGGATCGGTTTCCTCGTCACCACGATGACGGACGCTCTGGGGGACGTCTCCATGACGACACTCGTCGTCTGGGTCATCTGGCGGATCATCACCGTCTGGCTGTTCGGGCAGTCCCCCGGACATGCCCTCGTCGGTATCGGTGTGGCCCGCGTGGACGACACCGACAAGCGGGTCGGACTGTGGCGCGCGGTGGTCCGCACCGTGCTGACGGTCTTCCTGTTCCCCCCGTTGATCCAGGACACCGACCGGCGTGGCATGCACGACCGGGCGACCGGCACCGCGGTCATCCGCAGTCGCTAG
- the lipB gene encoding lipoyl(octanoyl) transferase LipB, with product MGFQHGSIRRSGDDIAVEQLGTVDYLSTWDRQAAMARKRAAGEIPDTVLLLEHPSTYTAGKRTQPSDLPTNGLPVVDVDRGGRITWHGPGQLVAYPIIQLADPIDVVDYVRRVEEAVIATCHDLGLENVGRVPGRSGVWLPAGIRRGELLPARKVAAIGIRVTRGVTMHGVALNCDNTLDFYNHIVPCGLPDTGVTTLSDELDRDVTVEEVTPTFTRHLLDALNGTLAMSDVDVPEQLAHGAPTDPDAVFDAAGTHA from the coding sequence ATGGGCTTCCAACACGGATCAATCCGCCGCTCCGGTGATGACATCGCCGTCGAGCAGCTCGGCACCGTCGACTACCTCTCGACCTGGGACAGACAGGCCGCCATGGCCAGGAAGCGGGCTGCCGGGGAGATCCCCGACACGGTCCTGCTGCTGGAGCACCCGTCGACCTACACGGCGGGCAAGCGCACCCAGCCCTCCGATCTGCCCACCAACGGGCTCCCGGTCGTCGACGTCGACCGCGGTGGCCGGATCACCTGGCACGGCCCCGGCCAGCTCGTCGCCTACCCGATCATCCAGCTCGCCGACCCGATCGACGTCGTCGACTACGTACGGCGCGTCGAAGAGGCCGTCATCGCCACCTGCCACGACCTGGGACTGGAAAATGTCGGTCGGGTGCCCGGCCGGTCCGGGGTGTGGCTGCCCGCCGGTATCCGGCGTGGCGAGCTGCTGCCCGCCCGCAAGGTCGCGGCGATCGGTATCCGGGTCACCCGCGGGGTGACGATGCACGGTGTCGCCCTCAACTGCGACAACACCCTCGATTTCTACAACCACATCGTGCCCTGCGGACTGCCGGACACGGGTGTCACGACCCTGTCCGACGAGCTGGACCGGGACGTGACGGTCGAGGAGGTCACCCCGACTTTCACCCGGCACCTGCTCGACGCGCTCAACGGCACGCTGGCCATGTCCGACGTCGACGTCCCCGAGCAGCTCGCCCACGGGGCGCCCACCGACCCGGACGCCGTCTTCGACGCTGCCGGGACGCACGCGTAG
- a CDS encoding nicotinate-nucleotide--dimethylbenzimidazole phosphoribosyltransferase, which produces MTAPTPSAASPASGSPASGSSGPSGLLQELADWLRTTGAADALAATAVGPDQDPPASGPLLVSVTGVTDVTGGGAGTGVTGDRLSAAMQIQTVHRDVAGTSVDQARDLGAEIADRAADDGVPLLVLAGPDVPDTTTAAIVGTLCNLEPVKAHSPAGRTDHAWADEVAEVRDLMFATRSLRRGPADATKATAVLDAVGSPVVAAVTGLLARAAQRRTPVILDGAASLAAALLAEALSPGSAAWWLAPHRPGGAGAGAAGAALDRLQLRPVHDRELGATAGGAGLCVLPLLQAAALGTAR; this is translated from the coding sequence GTGACGGCACCCACCCCGTCCGCTGCGTCCCCTGCATCCGGCTCCCCCGCGTCCGGTTCCTCCGGTCCGTCGGGGCTGCTGCAGGAACTCGCCGACTGGCTCCGGACCACCGGGGCAGCGGACGCGCTCGCCGCGACCGCAGTCGGCCCGGACCAGGATCCGCCGGCATCGGGTCCACTGCTCGTCAGCGTCACGGGGGTCACCGATGTCACAGGGGGCGGTGCGGGCACCGGTGTCACCGGCGACCGGCTCTCCGCGGCAATGCAGATCCAGACCGTGCACCGTGACGTCGCCGGCACGTCGGTCGACCAGGCCCGTGACCTCGGTGCGGAGATCGCCGACCGGGCGGCCGACGACGGCGTCCCGCTGCTCGTCCTCGCCGGACCCGACGTGCCCGACACGACGACGGCCGCGATCGTCGGGACCCTCTGCAATCTCGAACCGGTGAAGGCCCACAGCCCGGCCGGCCGCACGGACCACGCCTGGGCCGACGAGGTCGCGGAGGTGCGGGACCTCATGTTCGCCACCCGGTCCCTGCGCAGAGGCCCCGCTGACGCGACGAAGGCCACTGCCGTGCTCGACGCCGTCGGATCACCCGTGGTTGCAGCCGTCACCGGTCTGCTCGCCCGGGCGGCGCAGCGGCGCACCCCGGTCATCCTCGACGGTGCGGCCTCCCTCGCGGCCGCACTCCTGGCTGAAGCCCTCTCCCCCGGTTCCGCGGCCTGGTGGCTCGCCCCGCACCGCCCCGGTGGTGCCGGGGCAGGAGCGGCCGGGGCAGCGCTCGACCGACTTCAGCTGCGTCCCGTCCACGACCGCGAGCTCGGTGCGACGGCCGGCGGAGCCGGCCTGTGCGTCCTGCCCCTGCTGCAGGCCGCGGCACTCGGCACCGCCCGCTGA
- a CDS encoding HesB/IscA family protein, which translates to MTAPEKTTNTGVELSSAAAGKAAGLLAQEGRDDLSLRIAVQPGGCAGLRYQLFFDDRTLDGDLVDEVEGVTLVVDKMSAPYLTGAKIDFSDTIESQGFTIDNPNASGSCACGDSFS; encoded by the coding sequence ATGACTGCTCCCGAGAAGACCACGAACACAGGCGTCGAGCTGTCGAGTGCTGCGGCAGGTAAGGCTGCGGGACTGCTCGCACAGGAAGGCCGCGACGATCTGTCGCTGCGCATCGCGGTGCAGCCGGGTGGTTGTGCAGGCCTGCGCTACCAGCTGTTCTTCGATGACCGGACCCTGGACGGTGACCTGGTCGACGAGGTCGAGGGTGTGACCCTCGTCGTCGACAAGATGTCGGCCCCGTACCTGACCGGTGCGAAGATCGACTTCTCGGACACCATCGAGTCCCAGGGCTTCACGATCGACAACCCGAACGCCTCCGGCTCCTGCGCCTGCGGCGACTCGTTCAGCTGA
- a CDS encoding M17 family peptidase N-terminal domain-containing protein, with amino-acid sequence MTRSAPQTPPPRPTAVGADLPDNFFVRGDVPRIVPVTDPATVPDATVDLLVVPCIAGPTGLSLPDDLPLPRTAVTDLWKTLMETGVTGAAEEVHTVPAPDGVRARQVLAVGLGSTDTGSTAGADGTADPTGRRDRRIRAAAGAASRALRSLPGTALTVLSLLGRYSPTAAVEGHALGAYRYTGLRTAGPAEGGIARLGVLVDGQLAAFARACTVVEAVATARDIVNAPTGSLDPARLAALAAGLAARSGIGAEILDATELGDRRFGGILGAGGGSVHAPRLLRLVHRPEPLAGQDRVPHIALVGAAVTAGSAGAAGVTDLAGSSAAAAAAVAATVAAAELELPVAVTATVPVVELASDAPALRPGSVLRHVDGTTTEISGCDPTTPTDPSDTVRTATSLVLADAVARAVADSPDLLVTVSAVTGSRTLPFGDRTAAVTGSPALRDLLVDLADRAGEDAWAAPLPVESDREIGSEVADLRTAAPDRYLPAFVPAGTPRAHVDVAGPAVNSGAPYGDIPGRASGRPVRTLVALLGSARDYADR; translated from the coding sequence GTGACCCGGTCCGCACCCCAGACACCTCCACCGCGGCCCACGGCCGTCGGCGCCGACCTGCCCGACAACTTCTTCGTCCGCGGGGACGTGCCCCGGATCGTCCCGGTGACCGATCCCGCCACCGTCCCGGACGCCACCGTGGACCTGCTCGTCGTCCCGTGCATCGCCGGGCCCACCGGACTGTCGCTGCCCGACGATCTGCCGCTGCCCCGCACGGCGGTCACCGACCTGTGGAAGACCCTCATGGAGACCGGGGTGACCGGTGCGGCCGAGGAGGTCCACACGGTCCCCGCCCCCGACGGCGTCCGCGCCCGACAGGTCCTGGCGGTCGGACTCGGATCCACGGACACCGGCAGCACAGCAGGCGCAGACGGCACAGCCGACCCGACCGGCCGACGCGACCGCCGGATCCGTGCGGCTGCGGGCGCCGCCTCCCGTGCCCTGCGGAGCCTCCCCGGGACGGCCCTGACCGTCCTCAGCCTGCTGGGCCGGTACTCCCCGACCGCCGCCGTGGAGGGGCACGCGCTCGGCGCCTACCGCTACACCGGCCTGCGCACAGCCGGGCCCGCCGAGGGCGGGATCGCCCGGCTCGGCGTCCTCGTCGACGGTCAGCTCGCGGCCTTCGCCCGTGCCTGCACCGTGGTGGAGGCGGTCGCCACCGCCCGGGATATCGTCAACGCCCCGACCGGGAGTCTCGACCCCGCCCGTCTCGCCGCCCTGGCTGCCGGCCTCGCCGCCCGGTCCGGTATCGGTGCGGAGATCCTCGACGCGACGGAGCTCGGCGACCGGAGGTTCGGCGGGATCCTCGGCGCCGGCGGCGGATCAGTCCACGCGCCCCGCCTGCTGCGCCTGGTCCACCGCCCCGAACCGCTCGCCGGGCAGGACAGGGTGCCGCACATCGCACTGGTCGGTGCGGCGGTGACCGCCGGGTCTGCCGGGGCTGCCGGAGTCACCGACCTGGCCGGTTCATCCGCCGCCGCAGCCGCCGCCGTCGCCGCCACTGTCGCCGCGGCGGAGCTGGAGCTTCCCGTGGCGGTCACCGCGACAGTTCCGGTGGTCGAACTCGCGTCGGACGCCCCGGCGCTGCGTCCCGGTTCCGTGCTGCGGCACGTCGACGGCACCACCACCGAGATCTCCGGCTGCGACCCCACAACCCCCACCGACCCCAGCGACACCGTCAGGACAGCCACCTCTCTCGTCCTCGCGGACGCCGTCGCACGGGCGGTGGCGGATTCACCCGACCTGCTGGTGACGGTCTCCGCGGTGACAGGCTCCCGGACCCTGCCGTTCGGTGACCGCACCGCCGCGGTGACGGGCAGCCCGGCGCTGCGCGACCTGCTCGTCGATCTCGCCGACCGTGCCGGCGAGGACGCGTGGGCCGCGCCGTTGCCGGTGGAGTCCGACCGGGAGATCGGTTCCGAGGTCGCCGATCTGCGGACCGCCGCCCCGGACCGCTATCTGCCGGCGTTCGTCCCCGCCGGGACGCCCCGGGCCCACGTCGATGTCGCCGGCCCCGCCGTCAATTCCGGTGCCCCGTACGGTGACATTCCCGGTCGGGCATCGGGCCGCCCGGTAAGGACCCTCGTCGCGCTGCTCGGGAGTGCACGGGATTACGCTGACAGGTAA
- a CDS encoding DUF4191 domain-containing protein, which translates to MAKDNRAKEEKRLAKAAKKAKRKQTRGQMWQAFNLQRKRDKKLVPYMLLGFLVPIALLLLLSLVFGAWWINLIIGILFGVVAAMWIFSRRLQSGVYDQIEGQAGAAGWALDNMRNGVGMKWITETAVATNTHMDAVHRVVGTPGVVLVGEGSRSRLKPMMAQERRRLARILGNTPIYDVYAGEGEDEVPIRKLQNHLMKLPRNVKKNEVDALNSRIDSISRLHSRESQLPKGPLPGNANMSGMNRRARRASQRNKKG; encoded by the coding sequence ATGGCGAAAGACAACCGGGCGAAAGAAGAGAAGCGGCTGGCGAAGGCCGCGAAGAAGGCGAAGCGGAAACAGACCCGCGGCCAGATGTGGCAGGCGTTCAACCTGCAGCGCAAGCGGGACAAGAAACTCGTCCCGTACATGCTGCTGGGATTCCTGGTCCCGATTGCGCTGCTCCTGCTGCTGAGCCTCGTGTTCGGCGCCTGGTGGATCAACCTCATCATCGGTATCCTTTTCGGCGTCGTCGCCGCCATGTGGATCTTCTCCCGGCGGCTGCAGTCCGGCGTCTACGACCAGATCGAGGGCCAGGCCGGCGCCGCCGGCTGGGCGCTGGACAACATGCGCAACGGTGTCGGCATGAAGTGGATCACCGAGACCGCCGTGGCCACCAACACGCACATGGATGCGGTCCACCGTGTCGTCGGCACCCCCGGTGTGGTGCTCGTCGGTGAGGGCAGCCGGTCGCGGCTCAAGCCGATGATGGCCCAGGAGCGTCGGCGTCTCGCCCGCATCCTCGGCAACACCCCGATCTACGACGTCTACGCCGGTGAGGGCGAGGACGAGGTCCCGATCCGCAAGCTCCAGAACCACCTGATGAAGCTCCCCCGGAACGTCAAGAAGAACGAGGTCGATGCCCTCAACAGCCGTATCGATTCCATCTCCCGGCTGCACTCGCGCGAGTCGCAGCTGCCCAAGGGGCCGCTGCCGGGGAACGCGAACATGTCCGGCATGAACCGGCGTGCCCGTCGCGCCTCGCAGCGCAACAAGAAGGGCTAG